The following proteins come from a genomic window of Pararhodobacter sp.:
- a CDS encoding alanyl-tRNA editing protein produces MTQPLFRDDAYAQSCTTTVTRHSETGGIVVAASVFYATGGGQPGDSGALAWDGGEVAIIDTIKDGNDIALISADGCPLPPVGSPVTLTLDWTRRYGLMRVHTALHLLSVVIPLPVSGGAIGEGKGRLDFDMSEAPEDKLAIEDALNALIARDLPISEDWITDAELDANPGLVKTMSVRPPTGQGRVRLVRIGQGADQVDLQPCGGTHVRSTAEIGPVRLGKIEKKGKQNRRVYLHIDA; encoded by the coding sequence ATGACACAGCCCCTGTTCCGTGATGACGCCTATGCGCAATCCTGCACGACCACCGTGACGCGGCACAGCGAGACGGGCGGGATCGTTGTTGCGGCATCGGTGTTCTATGCCACGGGTGGCGGGCAACCGGGTGACAGTGGCGCTCTGGCGTGGGACGGCGGCGAGGTGGCCATCATCGACACCATCAAGGACGGCAACGACATTGCGTTGATCTCCGCCGACGGTTGCCCCCTGCCCCCGGTTGGCAGCCCTGTCACCCTGACGCTGGATTGGACGCGCCGTTATGGATTGATGCGGGTTCACACGGCACTGCATCTGTTATCCGTCGTGATTCCGCTACCGGTCAGCGGTGGCGCGATTGGCGAGGGCAAAGGGCGGCTCGATTTCGATATGAGTGAGGCACCCGAGGACAAGCTGGCAATCGAGGATGCGCTGAACGCGCTGATCGCCCGCGACCTGCCGATCTCCGAGGACTGGATCACCGACGCCGAACTCGACGCCAATCCCGGCCTGGTGAAAACCATGTCCGTGCGTCCGCCGACGGGTCAGGGCCGCGTGCGTCTGGTGCGCATCGGGCAGGGCGCGGATCAGGTCGATCTGCAACCCTGCGGCGGCACGCATGTGCGCTCCACGGCGGAAATCGGACCGGTGCGGCTTGGCAAGATCGAGAAGAAAGGCAAGCAGAACCGGCGCGTGTATCTACACATCGACGCCTGA
- a CDS encoding DUF3772 domain-containing protein — MLRITNELWRFLTATLIALTLAGVMTVVLPAQTLAQTQTTEATGPNYTVWSALAALAEDTLDDPDTTDEVLNTIRAQVVAMRAEFLVAKEAQLGRITALREQIAALGPVPEEGVAEAAEITERRAELTGLLTAREAPLLAADEAFTRAEGIVRGIDRELRSRQADALLQLGPIPINPANWLDGVDALVSSALTINGEAYNAWLDPARYSEMVSDLPLTLGTLLLALLLLLRGRRWMEQLTLRLLQSTKILRGRSIVAFFLSLSQLLVPLAGLFLLSTAISLTRISGPTIEALTAALVPAGMSIFIARWLSLQLFPLIDTQRVALNLTRDDRRRARTQALVLGVLSGFIVLYEPFIDPESLPPTAQSVLMFPVIVLTSLALFRFARVLRRHQPRQITVDGVTTDTSAFFDRALRLGGQVLMAMAVLAPLLGAAGYMAAARHIVFPAIDSLALFGFLIVLHRLITSIYSAFFGDEEAAADGLFPALMGLALATISLVPLALIWGARQTDLWEIWAQFSEGVSLGETRISPTNIILFFVVFATGYLMTRALQGALGTSVLPKTSMEKGAQKAVISGVGYVGLTAAALAAFSWAGIDLSGLAIVAGALSVGIGFGLQNIVSNFVSGIILLIERPVSEGDWIEVGTTSGTIERISVRSTVIQTFDRSKVIVPNADLISGAVTNYTKSSKTGRVIVPVGVAYGSDTRRIAEILQEIAESEPLVVIDPKPSVIFIGFGADSMDFQIRAILRDVNFIMSVKSEMNHKIAQRFAEEKIEIPFGQRDIWLRNPEALAGVAKPAAPKEEPPKLPTPRPDRDTDTASESPDQNDDDFRESTR, encoded by the coding sequence ATGCTCAGAATAACCAACGAACTGTGGCGTTTCCTGACCGCGACATTGATCGCGCTGACGCTGGCTGGCGTGATGACCGTCGTCCTGCCGGCGCAGACCTTGGCGCAGACCCAGACCACCGAAGCGACGGGGCCGAATTACACCGTCTGGAGCGCGCTGGCCGCGCTGGCCGAGGATACGTTGGACGACCCTGATACAACAGACGAGGTGCTGAACACGATCCGCGCTCAGGTTGTCGCAATGAGGGCGGAATTTCTTGTCGCCAAAGAGGCACAACTGGGCCGGATCACCGCGTTGCGCGAACAGATCGCGGCGCTGGGTCCGGTGCCCGAAGAGGGCGTCGCCGAGGCCGCGGAGATCACCGAGCGCCGTGCCGAGTTGACCGGGCTCCTCACCGCCCGCGAAGCGCCGTTGTTGGCCGCAGACGAGGCCTTTACCCGGGCCGAGGGTATCGTCCGCGGCATCGACCGCGAATTGCGCAGCCGGCAGGCCGATGCGCTGCTGCAACTGGGGCCAATACCCATCAATCCCGCGAACTGGCTCGATGGTGTTGATGCGCTGGTCTCTTCGGCGCTCACCATCAATGGCGAGGCCTATAACGCCTGGCTGGATCCGGCGCGTTACTCGGAAATGGTTTCGGATCTGCCGTTGACCCTGGGCACGCTGCTGTTGGCGCTTTTGTTGTTGCTGCGCGGTCGACGCTGGATGGAGCAACTGACCCTGCGTTTGCTGCAAAGCACAAAGATCTTGCGCGGGCGCTCGATTGTTGCGTTTTTCCTGTCACTATCGCAGCTTCTGGTGCCACTTGCCGGACTGTTTCTTTTGTCCACGGCAATTTCGCTCACCCGGATCAGCGGCCCCACCATCGAGGCGTTGACGGCGGCATTGGTCCCGGCGGGCATGTCGATCTTCATTGCTCGGTGGCTATCGTTGCAGTTGTTCCCGCTGATCGACACGCAGCGCGTGGCGCTGAACCTGACCAGAGACGACCGACGCCGCGCGCGAACACAGGCCTTGGTTTTGGGGGTTCTGTCCGGGTTCATCGTGCTCTACGAGCCGTTTATTGATCCCGAATCCCTGCCGCCGACGGCGCAATCGGTGTTGATGTTCCCCGTCATCGTCCTGACCTCGTTGGCGTTGTTTCGCTTCGCACGCGTTCTGCGCCGACACCAGCCGCGCCAGATCACCGTCGATGGCGTCACGACCGACACCTCGGCATTCTTTGACCGCGCCCTGCGGCTGGGCGGTCAGGTCCTCATGGCGATGGCCGTCTTGGCACCCCTGTTGGGGGCTGCGGGCTATATGGCCGCCGCGCGTCACATCGTCTTTCCGGCAATCGACTCGCTGGCGTTGTTCGGGTTCCTGATTGTCCTGCACCGGCTGATCACCTCGATCTACTCGGCGTTCTTTGGTGACGAGGAAGCCGCGGCCGATGGGCTGTTTCCCGCGCTCATGGGCTTGGCCCTGGCGACGATCTCGTTGGTGCCGCTGGCGCTGATCTGGGGCGCGCGGCAAACCGACCTGTGGGAGATCTGGGCCCAATTCAGCGAGGGCGTCAGCCTTGGCGAGACACGGATTTCGCCGACCAATATCATCTTGTTCTTTGTCGTTTTCGCGACCGGCTACCTGATGACCCGCGCCTTGCAGGGTGCCTTGGGAACATCGGTCTTGCCGAAAACCTCGATGGAAAAGGGCGCGCAAAAGGCCGTCATCTCGGGCGTTGGGTATGTCGGCCTGACGGCCGCTGCCCTGGCGGCCTTTTCCTGGGCGGGCATCGACTTGTCGGGCCTCGCCATCGTCGCGGGTGCCCTGTCGGTCGGTATCGGTTTCGGCTTGCAAAACATCGTCTCGAACTTTGTTTCAGGCATCATCCTGCTGATCGAGCGCCCGGTCTCCGAGGGCGACTGGATCGAAGTCGGAACAACGTCGGGCACGATCGAACGCATCTCGGTACGGTCGACGGTGATCCAGACTTTTGACCGCTCCAAGGTGATCGTCCCCAACGCCGACCTGATCTCGGGCGCGGTGACAAACTACACCAAGTCGTCAAAAACCGGCCGGGTGATCGTGCCGGTGGGCGTGGCATACGGCAGCGATACCCGGCGGATCGCCGAGATCTTGCAAGAGATCGCCGAAAGCGAACCTTTGGTCGTTATCGACCCGAAACCCTCGGTGATCTTCATTGGCTTCGGCGCGGATTCGATGGACTTCCAGATCCGTGCGATCCTGCGCGACGTGAATTTCATCATGAGCGTCAAGTCCGAGATGAACCACAAGATCGCGCAGCGTTTCGCCGAGGAAAAAATCGAGATTCCCTTTGGTCAGCGCGACATCTGGCTGCGCAACCCCGAGGCACTGGCCGGTGTCGCGAAACCGGCCGCGCCGAAAGAGGAACCGCCCAAGTTGCCGACGCCGCGCCCGGATCGCGACACCGACACGGCGTCGGAAAGCCCCGATCAGAACGACGACGACTTCCGCGAGTCAACCCGATGA
- a CDS encoding cysteine synthase A, with the protein MIRRNLAEAIGNTPLIRLRKASEETGCEILGKAEFLNPGQSVKDRAALFIIRDAIARGELKPGGTIVEGTAGNTGIGLALVGASMGFKTVIVIPETQSQEKKDMLRLAGAELVEVPAAPYSNPNNYVRYSGRLAAELAKTEPNGAIWANQFDNVANRQAHVETTGPEIWSQTGGKVDGFICAVGSGGTLAGVGMALQSKGVKIGLADPEGAGLFKIYTGNENPGNSITEGIGQGRITANLEGFTPDMAFRIADAEALPITFDLLEFEGLCLGGSSGVNVAGAIHMARAMGPGHTIVTVLCDYGTRYQSKLFNPTFLTEKNLPVPGWMVRAARDLPDPREE; encoded by the coding sequence ATGATCCGCCGCAACTTGGCCGAAGCGATCGGCAACACCCCTCTGATCCGCTTGCGCAAAGCCAGCGAAGAAACCGGCTGCGAGATTCTTGGCAAGGCCGAGTTTCTCAACCCGGGCCAATCGGTCAAGGACCGCGCCGCGCTGTTCATCATCCGCGACGCGATTGCGCGCGGCGAATTGAAACCCGGCGGCACGATTGTCGAGGGGACGGCGGGCAATACCGGCATCGGGCTGGCGCTGGTCGGCGCGTCGATGGGGTTCAAGACCGTGATCGTGATCCCCGAGACGCAGAGCCAGGAAAAGAAGGACATGCTGCGGCTTGCCGGGGCGGAACTGGTCGAGGTGCCCGCCGCGCCCTATTCAAATCCCAACAATTATGTGCGGTATTCCGGGCGTCTGGCGGCAGAACTTGCAAAAACCGAACCTAACGGCGCGATCTGGGCCAATCAGTTCGACAATGTGGCGAACCGTCAGGCGCATGTCGAAACCACCGGTCCCGAGATCTGGTCGCAGACCGGCGGCAAGGTGGATGGCTTCATCTGTGCGGTTGGCTCGGGCGGCACATTGGCGGGCGTCGGCATGGCGTTGCAGTCGAAGGGCGTAAAAATCGGCCTTGCGGACCCCGAGGGCGCGGGCCTGTTCAAGATCTACACCGGCAATGAAAACCCCGGCAACTCGATCACCGAGGGTATCGGCCAGGGGCGCATCACCGCCAACCTTGAAGGGTTCACCCCCGACATGGCATTCCGTATCGCCGATGCTGAGGCCCTGCCCATCACCTTTGACTTGCTGGAATTCGAGGGCCTGTGCCTTGGCGGATCGTCCGGCGTCAACGTCGCCGGGGCCATTCACATGGCCCGCGCGATGGGGCCGGGGCATACCATTGTCACCGTCCTGTGCGATTACGGCACGCGGTATCAATCCAAACTGTTCAACCCGACCTTCCTGACCGAAAAGAACCTGCCGGTTCCCGGGTGGATGGTCCGTGCGGCGCGCGATTTGCCCGACCCGCGCGAGGAATAA
- the hisF gene encoding imidazole glycerol phosphate synthase subunit HisF has translation MLKTRIIPCLDVADGRVVKGVNFVDLIDAGDPVEAAKAYDAAGADELCFLDIHATHENRGTMFDLVTRTAEHCFMPLTVGGGVRTHHDVRALLLAGADKVSFNSAAVANPDVVAEAADRFGSQCIVVAIDAKTVAPGKWEIFTHGGRKSTGIDAVEFARTVAAKGAGEILLTSMDRDGTKAGFNLPLTRAVADAVGIPVIASGGVGTLDHLVEGVNEGHASAVLAASIFHFGTFTIGEAKAHMAAAGIPVRLT, from the coding sequence ATGCTGAAAACGCGCATCATCCCCTGTCTCGACGTGGCCGATGGCCGTGTGGTCAAAGGTGTCAATTTCGTCGATCTGATCGACGCGGGCGATCCGGTCGAAGCCGCCAAGGCTTATGACGCGGCGGGGGCGGATGAACTGTGCTTCCTCGATATTCACGCCACGCATGAAAATCGCGGCACGATGTTCGATCTGGTGACCCGCACGGCGGAACATTGCTTCATGCCGCTGACGGTGGGCGGAGGGGTGCGCACGCATCACGATGTGCGCGCGTTGTTGCTGGCAGGGGCGGACAAGGTTTCGTTCAATTCGGCGGCGGTGGCCAATCCCGATGTCGTGGCCGAAGCCGCCGATCGGTTCGGCTCGCAATGCATCGTCGTGGCGATTGACGCGAAAACCGTGGCACCCGGCAAATGGGAGATTTTCACCCACGGCGGGCGCAAATCGACCGGCATCGACGCGGTAGAATTCGCAAGAACCGTGGCCGCAAAGGGCGCTGGCGAGATCCTGCTGACCTCGATGGACCGGGACGGCACGAAAGCCGGGTTCAACCTGCCGCTGACCCGGGCTGTTGCGGATGCGGTGGGCATTCCGGTGATTGCCTCAGGTGGGGTGGGGACGCTGGATCATCTGGTCGAGGGGGTGAACGAAGGCCATGCCTCGGCGGTTCTGGCCGCGTCGATCTTCCATTTCGGCACCTTCACCATTGGGGAGGCCAAGGCGCATATGGCGGCGGCTGGCATCCCGGTGCGGTTGACATGA
- a CDS encoding phosphoribosyl-ATP diphosphatase → MSALDRLAATIEARKGADPDTSWTARLLAKGPEKCAEKFGEESIEAVIEAVKGDRARLTSEAADVLFHLLVMCAARDVSLADIEQELVRREGQSGIAEKASRG, encoded by the coding sequence ATGAGCGCGCTGGATCGGCTGGCCGCCACCATCGAGGCACGCAAGGGGGCTGACCCCGACACCTCCTGGACCGCCAGACTGCTGGCCAAAGGCCCGGAGAAATGCGCCGAGAAATTCGGCGAAGAGTCGATCGAGGCGGTGATCGAAGCGGTCAAGGGGGATCGGGCGCGGCTGACGTCCGAGGCGGCCGATGTGCTGTTTCATCTGCTGGTCATGTGCGCCGCGCGGGATGTGTCGCTGGCGGATATCGAGCAGGAGTTGGTGCGTCGCGAGGGTCAATCAGGGATCGCGGAGAAGGCAAGTCGGGGGTAG
- a CDS encoding GNAT family N-acetyltransferase, which produces MQIRRPVEQDRAAWERLYADYAAFYEVEQTPLMRDRVWGWIQDPAHEVSAFVAEDTGGALVGLTHFRPYFRPLAAAVGGFLDDLFVDPAARGSGAARALIEAVAEEGRRLGWTKVRWITAEDNARARALYDKLATATTWKTYDIDL; this is translated from the coding sequence ATGCAGATCAGACGCCCCGTTGAACAAGACCGCGCCGCATGGGAGCGGCTCTATGCCGACTATGCTGCGTTCTACGAGGTCGAACAAACGCCTCTGATGCGCGACCGGGTGTGGGGATGGATCCAGGACCCGGCGCATGAGGTGAGTGCATTCGTCGCTGAGGATACCGGGGGTGCCCTGGTGGGGCTCACGCATTTTCGGCCGTATTTTCGACCGTTGGCCGCAGCGGTTGGCGGATTTCTGGACGATTTGTTCGTGGATCCAGCGGCACGCGGCTCTGGTGCCGCACGGGCGTTGATCGAGGCCGTTGCCGAGGAAGGGCGCCGGTTGGGCTGGACCAAGGTCCGCTGGATCACCGCCGAGGATAACGCGCGGGCGCGGGCACTCTATGACAAGCTGGCGACGGCGACGACATGGAAAACCTACGATATTGATCTCTGA
- a CDS encoding inositol monophosphatase family protein: MQGSANLNLMIKAARKAGRSLVKDFREVENLQVSSKGPGDFVTRADREAERILKDDLLAARPNYGWLGEETGETEGTDPTRRWIVDPLDGTTNFLHGLPHWAVSIALEHKGEIIAGVVFDAAKSELFYAEKGLGAYMNDTRLRVSGRSRMIDCIFATGVPFAGRPALPATLQDLARLMPVCAGVRRWGAAALDLAYVAAGRYDGFWERGLQPWDTAAGSLLVREAGGFIAPIRDGQNAIESGDMIAANGEIFEGFTRIIRNQD; this comes from the coding sequence ATGCAAGGTAGCGCCAATCTCAACCTGATGATCAAGGCCGCGCGCAAAGCGGGGCGCTCGCTGGTCAAGGACTTCCGCGAGGTCGAGAACCTTCAGGTGTCCTCGAAGGGTCCGGGCGATTTTGTCACCCGCGCCGACCGCGAAGCCGAGCGGATCCTGAAAGACGACCTGTTGGCAGCGCGTCCGAACTATGGCTGGCTGGGCGAAGAAACCGGCGAGACCGAGGGCACCGACCCGACCCGGCGCTGGATCGTCGATCCCTTGGACGGCACCACCAATTTCCTGCACGGTCTGCCGCATTGGGCGGTGTCGATCGCGTTGGAGCACAAGGGCGAGATCATCGCCGGCGTGGTCTTTGACGCGGCAAAAAGCGAGCTGTTCTACGCCGAAAAAGGCCTTGGTGCCTATATGAACGACACACGATTGCGGGTGTCGGGTCGGTCGCGGATGATTGATTGTATTTTTGCCACCGGCGTCCCGTTTGCCGGGCGTCCCGCCTTGCCCGCGACGTTGCAAGACCTTGCGCGGCTGATGCCGGTTTGCGCCGGGGTGCGCCGTTGGGGTGCCGCCGCGCTGGATCTCGCCTATGTTGCCGCCGGCCGCTATGATGGCTTCTGGGAACGCGGGTTGCAGCCCTGGGATACGGCCGCCGGGTCCTTGCTGGTGCGGGAGGCCGGTGGATTTATTGCGCCGATCCGCGACGGGCAAAATGCCATCGAATCTGGCGACATGATTGCCGCGAATGGCGAGATTTTTGAAGGTTTCACGCGCATCATCCGCAATCAGGATTGA
- a CDS encoding aminotransferase class III-fold pyridoxal phosphate-dependent enzyme, with the protein MLTNDELAQWDRENFFHPSTHLSQFARGEAPQRIITGGEGSHIIDRDGNCLLDGFAGLYCVNVGYGRTQIADAIAKQAHELAYYHSYAGHGSEVSITLAKMVMDRAPDHMARVFFGLGGSDANETNIKLVWNYNNTRGLPKKKKIISRWRGYHGSGLMSGSLTGLELFHKTFDLPLAGVVHAKAPHYYHRPEADMTEADFTAYLIADLEAIIEREGADTIAAFIGEPVLGTGGIVPPPAGYWQAVQKVLDRHDILLIADEVITAFGRLGSMFGSDHYGMRPDLITIAKGLTSAYAPLSGSIVSQRMWDVLCQGTDANGVFGHGWTYSAHPIGAAAGVANLKLIDDLGLVENAATVGAYLRGAMVDAIGGHANVGDIRGEGMLCGVELTSDRATRASFAPMGSVGPKVVAAMLKRGVIARAMPQADLLGFAPPLCLTKPEADQIARVTAEAITEVLG; encoded by the coding sequence ATGCTGACCAATGACGAGCTCGCCCAATGGGACCGCGAGAATTTCTTTCATCCGTCGACCCATCTGTCGCAATTCGCGCGCGGCGAGGCCCCGCAGCGCATCATCACCGGCGGTGAGGGCAGTCATATCATCGACCGCGACGGGAATTGTCTGCTGGACGGGTTTGCCGGATTGTACTGCGTCAATGTCGGATACGGGCGCACGCAAATCGCCGATGCCATCGCCAAACAGGCACATGAACTGGCCTATTATCATTCCTATGCCGGCCACGGGTCCGAGGTGTCGATCACCTTGGCCAAGATGGTCATGGACCGCGCGCCCGATCATATGGCCCGCGTGTTTTTCGGCCTCGGCGGCTCGGATGCCAATGAGACAAACATCAAATTGGTCTGGAATTACAACAACACCCGCGGCCTGCCAAAAAAGAAGAAGATCATCAGCCGGTGGCGTGGCTATCACGGCTCTGGCTTGATGAGCGGCTCGCTGACCGGGTTGGAACTGTTCCACAAGACGTTTGATCTGCCACTCGCAGGCGTCGTTCACGCCAAAGCGCCACACTACTACCACCGCCCTGAAGCCGACATGACCGAGGCCGATTTCACCGCCTATCTGATCGCCGACCTTGAGGCGATCATCGAGCGCGAGGGCGCCGACACCATCGCCGCCTTTATCGGCGAACCCGTGTTGGGCACTGGCGGCATCGTGCCGCCTCCGGCCGGGTATTGGCAGGCCGTGCAAAAGGTTCTGGACCGTCACGATATCTTGCTGATTGCCGACGAGGTGATCACCGCCTTTGGTCGCCTCGGCAGCATGTTCGGCTCGGATCACTACGGGATGCGGCCTGATCTGATCACCATCGCCAAGGGTCTGACCTCGGCCTATGCGCCGCTCTCCGGGTCTATTGTCAGCCAGCGCATGTGGGATGTCCTGTGTCAGGGAACCGACGCAAACGGCGTGTTCGGGCACGGCTGGACCTATTCGGCGCACCCGATTGGCGCGGCGGCGGGTGTTGCCAACCTCAAGCTGATCGACGACTTGGGCCTGGTCGAGAATGCCGCGACTGTGGGCGCTTATCTGCGCGGCGCGATGGTGGATGCTATCGGCGGCCACGCCAATGTCGGCGATATTCGCGGCGAGGGCATGCTGTGCGGCGTTGAGCTGACCAGCGACCGGGCGACCCGGGCCTCCTTTGCGCCGATGGGCAGCGTCGGACCAAAGGTCGTGGCGGCGATGCTCAAGCGTGGCGTGATTGCCCGCGCGATGCCGCAGGCGGATCTGCTGGGTTTCGCCCCGCCTTTGTGCCTGACCAAGCCGGAAGCCGATCAGATCGCCCGTGTCACCGCCGAGGCGATCACCGAGGTGCTGGGCTAA
- a CDS encoding Lrp/AsnC family transcriptional regulator, with the protein MKLDARDIAILRVLAQDGRITKTALAARVGLTPTPCWERLAKLEKAGLIDGYGARFNLRKLGPSMTVFVVVELADHTAASFRAFEAAMQHFDEVQACWALGGGYDYLLQVVTKDIEAYQELIDTMLEARLGLTRYFSYIVTKSVKGPSAPPFEALLGQ; encoded by the coding sequence CTGAAACTCGATGCCCGCGATATCGCCATCCTTCGGGTGCTGGCTCAGGACGGGCGGATCACCAAAACCGCCCTCGCGGCGCGTGTCGGCTTGACGCCCACGCCGTGTTGGGAACGCTTGGCGAAACTGGAAAAGGCGGGCCTGATCGACGGCTATGGCGCGCGGTTCAACCTGCGCAAACTCGGCCCCAGCATGACGGTTTTCGTCGTCGTGGAATTGGCCGACCATACCGCCGCCAGTTTCCGCGCTTTCGAGGCCGCGATGCAGCATTTCGACGAGGTGCAGGCCTGTTGGGCCTTGGGCGGCGGATATGACTATCTGCTGCAAGTGGTGACCAAGGATATCGAGGCGTATCAAGAGCTTATCGACACGATGCTAGAGGCGCGCCTGGGGTTGACCCGGTATTTCAGCTATATCGTGACGAAATCCGTCAAAGGCCCCTCCGCCCCACCTTTCGAGGCGCTGCTCGGGCAGTGA
- the argE gene encoding acetylornithine deacetylase: MTTLLQTQSILQDLISYPTISADSNLACIGYLADRLERAGARVEVIADDTGAKANLWATIGPEGDGGIVLSGHSDVVPVADQDWSSDPFALTERDGALFGRGACDMKGFIAAAVAMAPEFAARKLSRPVHFAFTYDEETGCLGGQALVALLRARGLRPAMALIGEPTEMRIIEGHKGCCEYSTHFTGLEGHGSTPDNGVNAVEFAVRYVARLLMLKDELRRRCPPESRFEPPWSTINTGALIGGVAHNVIPGKARIDWEMRPVQASDAAFVQADLERYCAETLLPAMRGIYPQASIRTEVIGDVVGLEPMAQNAIRDLVAELTGANESDLVPFGTEAGLFQQLGMDVIVCGPGSIAQAHKPDEFVTLRQLDQCLNLLRQLGARVAATG; encoded by the coding sequence ATGACGACACTCCTGCAAACCCAGTCCATTTTACAGGACTTGATTTCATACCCGACGATTTCGGCCGACAGCAACCTGGCCTGCATCGGCTATCTGGCCGACCGGTTGGAACGGGCAGGCGCGCGGGTCGAGGTGATTGCCGATGATACCGGCGCGAAAGCAAATCTGTGGGCAACAATCGGGCCGGAGGGGGATGGTGGGATTGTCTTGTCCGGCCATTCCGATGTCGTGCCGGTGGCCGATCAGGATTGGTCCAGCGATCCCTTTGCCCTGACCGAGCGTGACGGCGCGCTGTTCGGGCGTGGCGCGTGCGACATGAAGGGGTTTATCGCGGCCGCGGTGGCGATGGCGCCGGAGTTTGCGGCGCGCAAGCTGTCGCGCCCGGTACATTTTGCCTTTACCTATGACGAAGAAACCGGGTGTCTGGGAGGGCAGGCGCTGGTCGCCTTGCTGCGTGCGCGCGGGCTTCGTCCGGCCATGGCGCTGATCGGCGAGCCGACCGAGATGCGCATTATCGAGGGTCACAAGGGGTGTTGCGAGTATTCGACCCATTTCACCGGGCTGGAGGGGCATGGCTCCACGCCTGACAACGGCGTGAATGCCGTTGAATTTGCGGTGCGCTATGTCGCGCGGTTGCTGATGCTCAAGGATGAATTGCGCCGCCGATGCCCACCGGAAAGCCGGTTCGAGCCGCCCTGGTCCACCATCAACACCGGCGCTCTGATCGGCGGCGTCGCGCATAACGTCATCCCGGGCAAGGCGCGGATTGACTGGGAAATGCGCCCGGTGCAGGCGTCGGATGCGGCATTCGTCCAAGCGGATCTGGAGCGATACTGCGCCGAAACGCTTCTACCGGCGATGCGCGGGATCTACCCGCAAGCCAGTATCCGGACCGAGGTGATCGGCGATGTGGTCGGTCTGGAGCCCATGGCGCAGAACGCGATTCGCGATCTGGTGGCGGAATTGACCGGCGCGAATGAGAGCGACCTCGTACCCTTTGGTACCGAGGCAGGTCTGTTCCAGCAGCTTGGCATGGATGTGATCGTCTGCGGGCCGGGGTCGATTGCGCAAGCGCACAAACCCGATGAATTCGTTACCCTGCGCCAGTTGGATCAATGCCTGAACCTGCTGCGACAACTCGGCGCGCGCGTGGCAGCGACTGGCTAG
- a CDS encoding alkane 1-monooxygenase, with protein MRLAAFALATLTPAGLLICGALWGGVWIWAALASIAFLWLFMDALAALAPSEGEFPAGDGLLALLGVLQISHLLLALWALTGRLHGVEWVAGLVAFGLFFGQIGNPAAHELIHRADRRLMRLGQVLYVAFLFGHHTSAHRLVHHIHVATPDDPNSARRGQGFWRFLSRAWIGSFRAGYAAERAMSARSKGTYTNPYRWYLAGEALCLVAVGLVFGAAGLLVYLILAAHTQSQLLVSDYVQHYGLRRRVLADGRLEPVGPQHSWNATGWYSSAMMLNAPRHSDHHAHPSRPYPQLILPPQAPLLPLPLPAMAILALFPPLWRRVMDPRLAQVEAVSRHRDG; from the coding sequence ATGCGCCTTGCTGCCTTCGCCCTTGCCACGTTGACACCCGCCGGATTGCTGATTTGCGGGGCGCTTTGGGGTGGGGTCTGGATATGGGCGGCGCTGGCTTCCATCGCCTTTCTCTGGCTGTTCATGGACGCGCTTGCGGCCCTGGCCCCGTCCGAGGGTGAGTTTCCGGCAGGCGACGGATTGTTGGCGCTTCTGGGGGTCTTGCAGATCAGCCATCTATTGCTGGCGTTGTGGGCGCTGACAGGGCGGTTGCACGGCGTGGAATGGGTCGCCGGGTTGGTCGCCTTTGGCCTGTTTTTCGGTCAGATCGGCAATCCGGCCGCGCATGAATTGATCCATCGTGCCGACCGACGCCTCATGCGGCTGGGTCAGGTCCTGTATGTTGCCTTTCTTTTTGGGCATCACACCTCTGCGCATCGCTTGGTGCACCATATCCATGTTGCGACGCCTGATGACCCCAATTCCGCGCGGCGCGGCCAAGGGTTCTGGCGCTTCTTGTCGCGGGCGTGGATCGGCAGCTTTCGCGCGGGCTATGCCGCCGAGCGCGCGATGTCGGCGCGCTCAAAGGGCACCTACACCAACCCCTATCGCTGGTATCTGGCTGGCGAGGCGCTTTGTCTGGTTGCGGTTGGTTTGGTCTTTGGCGCGGCCGGGCTCTTGGTTTACCTCATCCTCGCCGCGCACACGCAGTCGCAATTGCTGGTGTCGGATTATGTCCAACACTATGGGCTCAGACGCAGGGTTTTGGCGGATGGCCGCCTCGAGCCGGTTGGCCCGCAACATAGCTGGAATGCAACCGGGTGGTATTCCTCGGCAATGATGTTGAACGCACCCCGGCATTCCGACCACCACGCGCACCCGTCACGCCCCTACCCCCAGCTGATCCTGCCGCCGCAAGCCCCTTTGCTGCCATTGCCGCTGCCGGCGATGGCGATTCTGGCGCTGTTCCCACCGCTTTGGCGTCGTGTGATGGACCCGCGTCTGGCGCAGGTAGAAGCCGTCTCGCGGCATCGTGACGGCTAG